The Oscillatoria salina IIICB1 nucleotide sequence ATTCTGCGTTCATTTGTGTAGAATACTCTTATTCTCCGTAAACAGTAATAACAATGTGACGCTGACGAGGTTTAATATCACATTCGAGATGAAAAATTTGCTGCCAAGTCCCTAAAGCTAGTTTACCATTCCTTACGGGTACAGTTAATTCTGGACCGAGCATTGTAGCTTGTAAATGAGAATGTCCATTTCCATCATGCCATGTTTGTTCGTGTCCATAATCTCGACTTGGCGGCATTAATTTATTTAAAATTTCCGGTAAATCTCTTTGTAAGCCCGGTTCAAATTCAATAGTACCAATAGCGGCGGTACTCCCAATATTAAAAATGTGAGCAATTCCGGTTTTAATTCCCGAATTTTTAACAACATAATTTACTTTATCTGTCAAGTCGTGCATATCACCGTTAGCATCGGTTGAAAGTTCAATTTGTTCCTGATAAACCATATATTTACCCTCAATTAATTATTCGCTGAACAAGTTTAAAGGTAAATGACCGTAGACTCCATTTACCCGATCATCTTCCGACTGACAAGAAACAAGTACGCCGCGATATTCCCCCGTATAAGAATCAAGATAATAAGCTTTTTTCTGAGTATTGTACTTGATATAAACTGGCTTTTCCACTGGAGTTATTGCCGCAGAATCAAAATTAGATTGATAACCCATTGCTTGCAAATAACTAGACAAAGCAGCAAAACCCTGTTGGGAATTATCCGCACAAATGCCTAAATTTTCTGACTCCGACAAACCAGAAATCAGCAACAAAGCTTCACGCAACTGCTTTTTTTCAGCTACTGACTCAACCTCTTTAACCTGAGTACAGCTAAACCTATCCAAAATTTTTCTTGCTTCCTTAACAGTAAATCCAACTTCATCTTCAATAGACATTTACTACCTCTTTGCATCTTTGCGCCTTTACGCAAAATATTAAATCACAAATTATCAAAACTCGATCTATCTTCGGGAACAACAATCGCGCGATCGCACTTGAGTGTAGAATTAATCAGTCGCACTTGGTATACTGTCATCGCTGCAACTACATCTAAGTTTCCCCATGTATTTTAAACTACCAAAGGGGAGTTTTGTCTATAGCGATCGCTATCCTCTCAATTTATCTTCCTCAGTATACTGTTAAGTTGCCTAGGGCAACCAAAAATTAGGTAAGAAATTTTTCCCCCACTCTCGAATTGTCTGATTAACATTCCTCGCTGCTTGAATATGAGGTTCGTCTGGTTCCACAGGAATAATATTAGCTTTTTCCCCAAAACCAAAGCGTTCGATAACTAAATTTGCTGCTTCCAAACCAGTAACATAAGCTTTTTCTTGCGACCACGAACCATGACGAGTTACAATCCAATCGCCACTCATAAACAAATTAGGAATATTCGTCTTGGCTGGTAAGAGATACTGATAGCTACCGGGCGCAAAATGTGTTACTCCTTGAGATACGCGAATCACACTACTATCGATTACTTTTGCTTGCTTAAACTCCGGTACACAAACAGATAAATCACGATGTACTTTCGCGACAATTTGCTCATCTGTCATCGGTAATAATTGATTCGCATGATAAAAATCTGCTTCAATTACACTACCTGGTTCATCTTGATATTCATCCTGCAAACTATTCAAATCAAAAAATGTCCAACCCGTGGTTGAGTCAAAACCAAAACAAGCATTAGAAGGAAGCGGAACAAACACTTTGCGGTCGAACCATAAGCGAGTTGCTAAGACATCAATTGCACCTAAATTTTGTAAATCGAGAAACTGACGATAATTTTTTAAAGTGGAACTACCAGCGACAATTTTTTTCACTCCCTTAACACTAACTGCCGAAATTACTGCATCGGCTGTAAAAATTTCCTCCCCACAAACCACCGCTTTCGCATTACCTGTTTCATCGAGAAGAATATCATCAACTCGTTGATTAGTTAGTACCTTTCCGCCCAGCTTTTCAATTTGCTGTACCCAAGGTCGAAAAATCATTTCTCCGACCGTTCCTCGACACCAGACGACATCAAAATCGGGTTGGTGAGCCAAAATGAAGTAATAAAGCATTCCCAAAGCTGCGGCGGCGGAACACTGTTCTCCGGGAGCAAATAAACCAACTAAAAGCATCGGTTCAAAACTATCTTTGTAGAGTCGTTCGGAAACAGCAAATTGTTTGAATAATTCCCTAGCAGTTATTTTATCGTAGCGTCGCCAAGCTTCGTCAGAATTATCAAAATCAATTACAGCATAAAGCAAAGGTAAAGCCGAAAGTCGGTCAATTAAAGGTAAGCGTTTGAAGCGAGTATAAAGGAAAGTTCCGAGAGGAGTAGGAAGCCGAGGTTCTTCTTGAAATAAAGGTGATTCTACTTCTAATCCTGCGGGAGAATATTGAGAAGAACGAGTAAAAGGAGTAAAAGGATTTAAACCTAATTCTTCCACTAAACTAAAGATATTTTTGTAGGGATACCAAAAACCATGAATACCACCTTCTACCGAACGTCCTCCCGCAGTTTTCCAACCTGCAACTAAACCCCCAGGATAAGGTGCAGCTTCAAGTAAAGTAACCTGATAACCTTGTTTAGCTAAATGATAAGTTGCAGCCAAACCAGCCCAACCAGCACCGATGACAACTATTTGTTTTTCTGTAGACATTATTTACCTCACGTAGCTCTTATTTTAGGATGCCATAAAATGCGCGATTGGGCAAAGCCCAGCGCCGCTTACGGCGATCGCTTAAAATTATTTCTGGTATAATCAAATATAGCGATTAAATAAAATAGTAAACAACAAAAAAATTATGTCTACACCAACTAATGAAACTAGCATTACTCTGAAGCTAAGTTCAGAACATATTGAAAGACTTGAAAAAGCGGCTGCTATGACAGGACTTAGTTTGAATGATTACATCATCCATCAAGCTTTAAGTGCAGCAATTGAAGATATTGCTAATTATGACCGGATGGTTCTCTCTGACCGAGATAGAGATATATTTATGGAAGCATTAGAAAACCCTCCAAAAGCAAATGAAGCTTTGAAAGCAGCGATTAAAGAGCATCA carries:
- a CDS encoding DUF1824 family protein, which codes for MSIEDEVGFTVKEARKILDRFSCTQVKEVESVAEKKQLREALLLISGLSESENLGICADNSQQGFAALSSYLQAMGYQSNFDSAAITPVEKPVYIKYNTQKKAYYLDSYTGEYRGVLVSCQSEDDRVNGVYGHLPLNLFSE
- a CDS encoding hydroxysqualene dehydroxylase is translated as MSTEKQIVVIGAGWAGLAATYHLAKQGYQVTLLEAAPYPGGLVAGWKTAGGRSVEGGIHGFWYPYKNIFSLVEELGLNPFTPFTRSSQYSPAGLEVESPLFQEEPRLPTPLGTFLYTRFKRLPLIDRLSALPLLYAVIDFDNSDEAWRRYDKITARELFKQFAVSERLYKDSFEPMLLVGLFAPGEQCSAAAALGMLYYFILAHQPDFDVVWCRGTVGEMIFRPWVQQIEKLGGKVLTNQRVDDILLDETGNAKAVVCGEEIFTADAVISAVSVKGVKKIVAGSSTLKNYRQFLDLQNLGAIDVLATRLWFDRKVFVPLPSNACFGFDSTTGWTFFDLNSLQDEYQDEPGSVIEADFYHANQLLPMTDEQIVAKVHRDLSVCVPEFKQAKVIDSSVIRVSQGVTHFAPGSYQYLLPAKTNIPNLFMSGDWIVTRHGSWSQEKAYVTGLEAANLVIERFGFGEKANIIPVEPDEPHIQAARNVNQTIREWGKNFLPNFWLP
- a CDS encoding secondary thiamine-phosphate synthase enzyme YjbQ, giving the protein MVYQEQIELSTDANGDMHDLTDKVNYVVKNSGIKTGIAHIFNIGSTAAIGTIEFEPGLQRDLPEILNKLMPPSRDYGHEQTWHDGNGHSHLQATMLGPELTVPVRNGKLALGTWQQIFHLECDIKPRQRHIVITVYGE
- a CDS encoding type II toxin-antitoxin system TacA family antitoxin, encoding MSTPTNETSITLKLSSEHIERLEKAAAMTGLSLNDYIIHQALSAAIEDIANYDRMVLSDRDRDIFMEALENPPKANEALKAAIKEHQEKYGKW